The following proteins come from a genomic window of Halictus rubicundus isolate RS-2024b chromosome 8, iyHalRubi1_principal, whole genome shotgun sequence:
- the LOC143356225 gene encoding uncharacterized protein LOC143356225 — MPSSKTRIAIVGGGVAGLVVARHTATKLDTYSLTLFEQTDQIGGTWVYTDEIDVDKNGLPVHSSMYKNLRTNLPREIMQIPDFPMKHDMGSSFVHHSVIREYLCDYAKHFNLHPYIKLNTVVKHVKPETLRNGQTIWMVTYEDLQTKTETTKTFDAVVLCNGHYTLGHIPRIPGIESFPGGQIHSHQYRIPEMYARRTVCILGASWSGIDIAIEVSQYAEKVYLSHNLPEPVDSRMLKNVEQRPGVQSIQGKKFTFSDGSTAEVDNFIYCTGYEFTYPFMSTKVEMRTDDNHVEPIYKHLVHMDYHNLFVMGLPGIVIPFPMFHLQAQYILGILEGRVHLPSPEQMREEYQAEKTALINQGIPLRHIIKLKERQWAYYDEIAKSVNVPSLPPVIRKIYDHCNQMREKDFTTYKNQQYRIIDDENFVVCCCKPC, encoded by the exons ATGCCAAGCAGCAAGACTAGAATCGCCATAGTCGGCGGTGGTGTCGCTGGATTGGTGGTAGCTCGTCACACAGCTACCAAGCTGGACACTTACAGTCTCACTTTATTTGAGCAAACCGATCAAATCGGTGGAACATGGGTCTACACCGACGAAATCGACGTCGACAAGAATGGATTACCAGTTCACAGCAGCATGTACAAGAACTTGAG AACGAATCTTCCCCGCGAAATAATGCAAATACCAGACTTTCCAATGAAACACGACATGGGTTCGTCGTTTGTTCACCATTCTGTGATTCGAGAGTACCTGTGCGATTATGCGAAACACTTTAACCTGCACCCTTATATAAAG TTAAACACCGTTGTGAAACACGTGAAACCGGAAACCCTGCGGAACGGGCAAACAATATGGATGGTCACTTACGAGGACCTTCAAACCAAAACAGAGACTACGAAAACATTTGACGCCGTGGTATTGTGCAATGGTCATTACACGCTGGGTCACATTCCACGTATTCCGGGCATCGAATCATTCCCCGGAGGACAAATACACAGCCATCAATACAGAATACCGGAAATGTATGCTAGGAGAACTGTTTGCATCCTCGGTGCATCCTGGTCTGGCATCGACATTGCGATAGAGGTCTCGCAATACGCGGAAAAG GTGTACTTAAGTCACAATTTACCGGAGCCAGTTGACTCAAGAATGTTGAAAAACGTGGAACAGAGGCCTGGAGTACAGTCTATCCAAGGGAAGAAATTTACCTTCAGCGACGGTTCCACGGCTGAAGTAGACAACTTCATATATTGCACTG GTTACGAGTTCACGTATCCCTTTATGTCAACTAAAGTTGAGATGCGTACGGACGACAATCATGTTGAACCCATTTACAAACATTTAGTCCACATGGATTACCACAATTTGTTCGTGATGGGGCTACCGGGCATTGTAATACCGTTCCCGATGTTCCATCTACAGGCTCAATACATTCTTGGCATTCTAGAAGGCCGCGTTCATTTACCTTCTCCGGAGCAAATGCGCGAGGAATACCAGGCTGAGAAGACAGCTCTGATTAATCAGGGAATACCT ttacgACATATCATCAAGCTGAAGGAAAGACAGTGGGCATATTATGATGAAATTGCTAAGAGTGTGAACGTCCCAAGTTTACCGCCAGTGATTAGAAAAATCTACGACCATTGCAACCAGATGCGTGAAAAAGACTTCACCACTTACAAAAATCAACAATATCGTATAATCGATGATGAAAATTTCGTAGTGTGTTGCTGTAAACCTTGTTAG
- the LOC143356455 gene encoding dynein light chain Tctex-type protein 2B isoform X2, producing the protein MEGENVERSQIDTAIVSENGTGEKNESESPVEKVEEKERTQVNLEVLEDAETEHSEQRIYQMRPQLHEKFKPLRAKEVIHNILFDQLSTKVYDAQEAVQWTKDIADIIREKVKELNFKRYKYLVNVVLGEQHGAGVKMGTRCIWDAEADTYAYDSFVNDTIFCVATVYAVYFY; encoded by the exons ATGGAGGGAGAAAACGTTGAACGTTCTCAAATAGATACAGCGATTGTATCCGAAAATGGAACCGGAGAAAAAAATGAGTCTGAATCACCGGTAGAGAAagtagaagaaaaagaaagaacccAGGTGAACTTGGAAGTTCTTGAAGATGCGGAAACAGAGCATTCTGAGCAACGGATTTATCAAATGCGTCCCCAACTACATGAGAA GTTTAAACCACTCAGAGCTAAAGAAGTTATACATAATATATTATTCGATCAGCTTTCCACAAAAGTTTATGATGCTCAGGAAGCTGTACAGTGGACTAAAGATATAGCTGATATAATTAGAGAAAAAGTTAAAG AATTGAACTTCAAACGTTACAAATATCTTGTAAATGTGGTTTTGGGTGAGCAACATGGTGCTGGGGTAAAAATGGGTACGAGGTGCATCTGGGATGCAGAGGCTGATACATATGCTTATGATAGTTTTGTAAAT GATACAATATTCTGTGTTGCCACTGTGTACGCtgtgtatttttattaa
- the LOC143356455 gene encoding dynein light chain Tctex-type protein 2B isoform X1, whose protein sequence is MEGENVERSQIDTAIVSENGTGEKNESESPVEKVEEKERTQVNLEVLEDAETEHSEQRIYQMRPQLHEKFKPLRAKEVIHNILFDQLSTKVYDAQEAVQWTKDIADIIREKVKELNFKRYKYLVNVVLGEQHGAGVKMGTRCIWDAEADTYAYDSFVNVRNITMFNTFNLLHRLICV, encoded by the exons ATGGAGGGAGAAAACGTTGAACGTTCTCAAATAGATACAGCGATTGTATCCGAAAATGGAACCGGAGAAAAAAATGAGTCTGAATCACCGGTAGAGAAagtagaagaaaaagaaagaacccAGGTGAACTTGGAAGTTCTTGAAGATGCGGAAACAGAGCATTCTGAGCAACGGATTTATCAAATGCGTCCCCAACTACATGAGAA GTTTAAACCACTCAGAGCTAAAGAAGTTATACATAATATATTATTCGATCAGCTTTCCACAAAAGTTTATGATGCTCAGGAAGCTGTACAGTGGACTAAAGATATAGCTGATATAATTAGAGAAAAAGTTAAAG AATTGAACTTCAAACGTTACAAATATCTTGTAAATGTGGTTTTGGGTGAGCAACATGGTGCTGGGGTAAAAATGGGTACGAGGTGCATCTGGGATGCAGAGGCTGATACATATGCTTATGATAGTTTTGTAAATGTAAGGAACATTACAATGtttaatacttttaatttattGCACAGATTAATATGTGTCTAA
- the LOC143356441 gene encoding uncharacterized protein LOC143356441 — protein sequence MSTAIRERTTTRSSRKIVSHGSPISGQSQVATTANSLENNLDALLEDLQTSVSRSATPSRGGRALSPQVEYRVAANPTKVVSEGRPISPNRSAMTTTEKYVSTGPSGAASGIPGLEFIDSELQNVQPGQSKTIAYKQVSYQYNKSLDGKPVETWTTPDNALTTGSSALIDDIRERTYEESTLHRDAEPIDRTLSRELVYNDAYPSRMKRTSPLPRHSTQKEVKYVNETSSYQAEPVEYVPVPSPTPAIPINLAPGPNTKVTTTIKTYTYELPGAPESYLPGGGVPGPVMLPGDQTITYTLPKGSTSATDKTVTYQTITENVPPPRAPAVRYGSPTPVMDITKKSTTLHQEKFFREEHLGGSPVQPTTVVYHPGSPETKTTITRNEKYYAVDGTYPNGYGPGDRPDHPDQTINESHTTINRIEEHYPSRSPSSGRYPTPDKPGTPVNYYTSPPQTTPPQSTTTIYKFSNTTTTVPPHKNAEDHEVLLPKPFPTDGVQVCPAKPATTQQCPPKKLEDLMASFSDTEREVLEDIEKRERVQQKESPATKKEVDFIPHSPPKVKSKNVAGPPVYYPPGSAEFTKKEESSMAMSQAGGGWQKGSAKYEYEASSKSKTQTKSGGAVVPVCLPLCCAMPCSIM from the exons ATGTCAACGGCGATAAGGGAGAGAACGACTACACGCAGCAGCAGAAAGATCGTGAGTCATGGCAGTCCTATATCTGGCCAGAGCCAGGTTGCGACCACGGCCAACAGCCTCGAAAACAATTTAG ACGCTCTTCTTGAAGACTTGCAGACAAGCGTGTCGAGAAGTGCCACCCCAAGCCGAGGAGGCAGAGCACTCTCACCCCAAGTGGAGTATCGCGTGGCTGCAAATCCAACCAAGGTGGTCTCTGAGGGCAG ACCAATTTCGCCTAATCGAAGTGCCATGACCACCACAGAGAAATATGTGAGCACTGGACCGAGCGGAGCAGCGAGTGGTATACCTGGCTTGGAATTCATCGATTCAGAATTACAGAAT GTGCAACCTGGCCAAAGCAAAACAATCGCCTACAAACAAGTGTCGTATCAGTACAATAAGAGCCTCGATGGAAAACCAGTTG AAACCTGGACAACCCCCGACAATGCTTTAACTACTGGCAGCTCGGCCTTGAT CGACGATATTCGGGAAAGAACTTACGAAGAGTCTACACTACACCGTGATGCAGAACCCATTGATAGAACACTCAGCAGAGAGCTA GTATACAATGATGCATATCCATCTCGAATGAAACGAACGTCACCTCTACCCAGGCACAGTACTCAAAAGGAAGTGAAGTATGTCAACGAGACTTCAA GCTACCAAGCGGAACCAGTGGAGTACGTGCCAGTTCCATCACCGACGCCAGCGATCCCTATCAACCTGGCACCAGGTCCCAATACGAAAGTCACAACAACCATCAAAACGTACACATACGAGTTGCCAGGAGCACCTGAATCGTACCTACCAGGTGGCGGTGTGCCAGGACCCGTTATGCTTCCGGGTGACCAGACTATAACGTACACGTTGCCGAAAGGTAGCACTTCTGCGACCGATAAAACGGTCACCTATCAAACCATAACCGAAAACGTACCACCACCGAGAGCACCTGCGGTCAGGTATGGCAGTCCAACGCCGGTCATGGACATCACGAAAAAGTCCACGACCCTACACCAAGAGAAATTCTTCCGCGAAGAACATCTCGGAGGTTCACCGGTGCAACCAACGACAGTCGTCTACCATCCTGGCTCTCCGGAAACTAAAACAACGATTACGCGAAACGAGAAATACTACGCGGTCGATGGTACTTATCCGAACGGCTACGGTCCTGGCGATCGGCCGGATCATCCGGATCAAACAATAAACGAGAGTCACACCACCATCAATCGGATCGAGGAACACTATCCTAGCAGGTCGCCCTCCAGCGGACGATACCCGACACCTGATAAACCGGGAACACCGGTTAATTATTACACCTCGCCGCCACAAACCACCCCACCGCAGTCCACCACGACGATATATAAATTCTCGAACACGACCACGACCGTACCGCCGCACAAGAATGCCGAGGACCACGAGGTCTTGTTACCAAAACCATTTCCAACCGATGGGGTTCAGGTTTGCCCGGCGAAACCTGCCACCACTCAACAGTGCCCGCCCAAAAAGTTGGAGGACCTTATGGCATCGTTCTCGGACACCGAG CGGGAAGTGTTGGAGGACATCGAGAAGCGGGAAAGAGTACAACAAAAAGAATCACCTGCCACTAAAAAAGAAGTCGACTTTATACCCCACTCGCCACCTAAAGTGAAGAGTAAAAACGTTGCTGGCCCACCAGTTTATTATCCTCCTGGATCCGCGGAATTTACCAAGAAGGAAGAATCGAGCATGGCAATGTCACAAGCTGGT GGTGGTTGGCAAAAGGGTAGCGCAAAATACGAATACGAAGCGTCAAGTAAGAGCAAAACGCAAACCAAGAGCGGCGGTGCTGTTGTCCCTGTGTGTCTTCCCCTTTGTTGTGCCATGCCGTGTTCAATTATGTAA